The following are from one region of the Rosistilla carotiformis genome:
- the nhaD gene encoding sodium:proton antiporter NhaD, with product MLTLILCIFVLGYLAIAFEHKLKINKAATALFIGVACWSIYTVEVNDLLPRDAIPDWFRQEAIAEQVENVRLHYAIDAQHLIQTGEIASILFFLMGAMTIVELVDSHEGFALITDRIRTRDKRTLLWTVGLLTFVLSAILDNLTTTIVMVSLLRKLIGDREDRLRFVGLVVIAANAGGAWTVIGDVTTTMLWIKHKLGTVEVMRELFVGSLVCLIVPLIGLTRSMPGKFQPPEVDESHVDKDIRPWHQWLFLILGVMGLIGVPIFKTITHLPPYMGMMLSLSVLWVVSELVGHTLDEQTRSSTGVLPALRRVDMSSILFFLGILLAVGALGATGTLASAAAWLDSVLPNRDVVAVVIGLVSSVVDNVPLVAAGIEMYDLPMNHPFWMLLAYCAGTGGSCLIIGSAAGVAAMGIEHVDFMWYLKRIAPWAVAGYLAGAAVVIAMQTFIS from the coding sequence CAACAAAGCCGCCACCGCGCTGTTCATCGGCGTTGCTTGCTGGTCGATCTATACGGTTGAGGTCAACGACTTGTTGCCTCGCGATGCGATTCCCGATTGGTTTCGCCAGGAAGCGATCGCCGAACAGGTGGAGAATGTGCGGCTGCACTATGCGATCGATGCCCAGCACCTGATCCAGACCGGCGAGATCGCCAGCATCCTCTTCTTTCTGATGGGAGCGATGACGATCGTCGAGCTTGTCGATTCGCACGAAGGGTTTGCGTTGATCACCGATCGCATCCGAACTCGCGACAAGCGGACGCTGCTGTGGACGGTTGGTCTGCTGACGTTTGTCCTCTCGGCGATCCTCGACAATCTGACGACCACGATCGTGATGGTCTCGCTGTTGCGGAAACTGATCGGCGACCGGGAGGACCGGTTGCGGTTCGTCGGCTTGGTTGTGATCGCCGCCAATGCGGGCGGTGCTTGGACGGTGATCGGCGACGTGACGACGACGATGTTGTGGATCAAGCACAAGCTGGGGACCGTCGAAGTGATGCGCGAACTGTTCGTCGGATCGCTGGTCTGTTTGATCGTTCCCCTGATCGGGTTGACGCGTTCGATGCCTGGCAAGTTTCAACCGCCGGAGGTCGACGAATCACACGTCGATAAAGACATTCGCCCCTGGCACCAGTGGCTGTTTCTAATCCTGGGCGTGATGGGGCTGATCGGCGTTCCGATCTTCAAAACGATCACGCATCTGCCTCCTTACATGGGCATGATGTTGAGTCTGTCGGTGTTGTGGGTTGTCTCGGAATTGGTCGGGCATACGTTGGATGAACAGACGCGATCGAGTACGGGGGTGCTGCCCGCGCTGCGAAGAGTCGACATGTCGAGCATCTTGTTCTTTCTCGGGATTTTGTTGGCCGTTGGTGCCTTGGGAGCCACCGGTACGCTGGCGTCGGCCGCAGCGTGGCTCGATTCGGTCCTCCCCAATCGCGACGTGGTGGCGGTTGTGATCGGGCTCGTCTCTTCGGTCGTCGACAACGTTCCGTTGGTCGCGGCGGGAATTGAGATGTACGACCTGCCGATGAATCATCCGTTTTGGATGTTGCTGGCCTATTGTGCGGGAACCGGCGGCAGCTGTTTGATCATCGGATCGGCTGCGGGGGTGGCGGCGATGGGAATCGAGCACGTCGATTTTATGTGGTACTTGAAACGGATCGCCCCTTGGGCGGTTGCCGGTTACTTGGCCGGCGCGGCAGTGGTTATCGCGATGCAAACGTTTATCAGCTAA